AAGTATATAGAAAAGGTTCTATTTGATATGGCTAGTTATGTATTTGAAGATGAAATTGATTTTGCAAGAAATGAAATGATGAAGTACATAGGGGATAAATATGGAGAATAATGTAATAACCGACATATATAATTTAGTAAATGGAATTTTATTTCAATCAACAAATGAAATCACGAGTGGCTTATATAATAGTGCAAGAATTGTTTTTGATAAAGGTTTTTTTATTTCAGCAATGGCAATAGCAATAGCTTATATTGGTTGGAAAATTGCGTGGAGTAAAACTAAAAATGATGAAGCACTTTATAGTGCAATTTGGATGTTGATAATGTTTGCAATAGTTCAACTAATGATAAAACAAGGTAATTATTATCAATGGTTTATTGATGGAGTAAATATACCAAGAGATACTTTTGTTGAAATGATTAATACAATAGTTACAAATGTAAATCCCCATGCAGGACTAGAGAATATATTAAATACTTTAATGACAACAACTAACTCAATTGCATCGGCAAGTTTTGCAAATGGAAGTTTGACCAATTGGTTACCTTTTGCTTACGGAATAATAGCTTATTTAACAGGAACTTTTTTAATAATTATAATTGTTGTAATGACCTTGTTTAGTAAGTTCTTAAGTAATATTACAATGGCTTTATTGCCTTTTGTAGTAGTAACCTTATTATGGAAAAAAACAGAGTATGTATTTTTTGCATGGGTTAAACTTTATATCTCACTTTCTTTATATGCTCCCTTTACCATGATTTTTGGATTAGTAAGTATTCATGTTGTAAATTTAAGTATGAGCATATCTCAAAATTTAGCAGATGATTATATGAATAGTGCAGAAATGATTTTAATACTTGTAATTGTACAAGGAATAATTATAATTGGAATATTTAAAATTCCAAATATTATTAATCAACTTATAGGAAGTGCAAACGAGGGAAGTTCAATAACAAGTGGAGTAGGAACATTAAGCACAGGTGCAACTTTAATAATGGGAGCTTCAAAATATTCCGGACTATCAGCAGGAGTAGGAGCAGGCAAAGCAGGAGGGAGTTATATGGCAAAAGAATCATTAATTAATAAAGGGGAAATAAGCCAAGCAATGGATTATGTAGCGAGTAAAGTTAAACCGAGATAGGATATTTAACTTAAATGTTAAAGAATAAAAGAAAAAGGAAAAAATAAAGATTATGCCTTTTTCAATTGCCCAATAAAATATAAAAAATAGAAGAATTAAAGGGAATAAAACTTCCCCTTTTTTCATAAGTAAAAATCAAATCAAAACCTTTATGGTCTGATTTCAAAATGAAATACCTTTTAAGGTAGTAGTTTGCATACTAGTACCTTATAGGTAATTAAAGAATAAATTTGCCCCAAGGGCTTCATTTAAATTAAAAAAGGGAGGAATAAATGAATGACTTAGAAGAAGAATATAAAAAGAATAGAGGTACACCTAAGCCTAATGAGCAGAGCATGAGTTTTTATAATAATCGGCAGTTCGCCGAAAAAAGTAATGGAACAAAAAAGGGGACTTTTTATAAGTCCTCTTTTCATTCTCAAACATCAACAAAACATTCTTTAGAACACATGGAAAGAAAATCTAAAGTGACATATTTATTAATACAAGATTCAAGTGTTAATGATAATAAACAATATGAAGATGTAAAGAAATTTAAAGAGCAAGCAGAGAAAATTTATAAAGAAAAAATTGGTCAAAAGATGCAGCCAAAAGCTAAAGAGAATTTAGTAAAAGAAGCTGTACTAAATACTAAACCAAATACAAGTATTGAAGATATAGAAAAGACATTTAAGAACTTAAATAAGAAGTTTACAGGACATCATATTATTGCCACAAGTATTCATCGTGATGAAGGTGTATTTATAGATACAAAATATGATTTAGAAGATTTGCAATATTCATCTAGTACTTTGTCATGGAAACATATTAAGTTAAACAAAGATGTTACAAATGAAGTAATTGATTATGCTCCTAACAGAAATATTTTTTATAATCAAGAAAATAGATCCTGGTACTTTGATAAAAATTTCGCCGGCGAAAATAAAGCGGATGTTTCTAAGTATCAAAAAAAGATAAATTATCATGCTCATGTTTTATATAGTAACTTCAATAAAGATACTGGCAAAACTGCTCGAATGGATAGAACTAATATGAGAGAGCTTCAAACAATAGTTGCTGATAGCTTAGGAATGCAAAGAGGTCAAGAGTTTAGTAAGAATAAAAGAATGAATCATTGGCAACTAAAAAGAGCAATAGATGCTAAAAGAGAATTAAAGTTATCTACACAAGGAGAATTAGCAAAACAAAAAGATTTACAAAATGAAATGAGAGTTTTAAGAGAAGAACTCAAAAAACAAGGAACAGCAAAAAGAGAAGACTATGCAAAAATAGAACAATTAAATAAAGTTTTAAAAGAGCAAATAACAAATAAGGAACTTAGCCTTAATGATATGAAAAAGATTTTTGATGAAAAAATGAAAACTATTGAGTATCAAAATAAGTTATTGGATAAACAAGATGAACGAATTAAAAATCAAAAATCAGATATAGAATCATTAGAATCAAAAGTACAAAAAAGAGAGTTATATATTGATGGTAGTATTCCTCAAAAAAGAGTAAAAATAAAAGATGGTTTATTATCTTCAAAAGAAGTATATATCTACGATACAGAAGGAGTAAAAACTTATGTAGAGAAAACAAAAGATACAGAGAAAAGTTTAAAGAGAGAAGTAAAGAACTTAAAAAAAGAGAATTCAATTTTAAAAGATGAAAATCTAGAGTTGGATATGTTTAAAGTATTTGTGAAAAAGCATTTTAAGAGTACAGATTTAGAAAAAGTAAAAGAAATAATCAAAATTGTGATGCCAAAGATAGATAATTCAAATAAAATAAATGCAAAAAATAATAATATAGAAAGATAAAAAAAGGGAGATATAGAAAATGAAAAAATTAGTTTTAGGAATAGTAGTAGTGTTTGTGTTAATTGGTTGTGGGTCAGATAATGAGAAAAGTCCATCAAAAGAAAATACAAAAGATTATATTAATAAAGTGATAGAACAAGAGCAAAAAGCAAAAGAAAAAGTTTTAACTCCAAAAGAAAAAGAAGAAGCTGCTAAGGCTAAACAAAAAACATTAAACTTAATGAATGATTTAATTGAAAAAGGTAAAAAAGTGAAATTGCCTTCTGAAAGATAATCATATAGTTGCAAGAATTGATTATTTGTTTTGGGGATAAGAGCTGTAATTTAATATTATGTTTCACAAATGATAATATATGATTTCAGCTTGAATTTGATATACTGATTTAATCAATTTAAGGCAAGGAAATAGCCTAAAGACTCTTTGAAAATATTTCTATAATCAATTTAATTACAACTCATTGTTAACAAAAGAATCAATTATAAGGGAAATACTATGTTTAGTAAAGTGCTTAATCCTAATTTTGAAGAGGATTTTAAAATACAAGCAAAGCTATTAAAAAAAGAATTATTTGGTTTGGGATTCATAATGAAACATGCCCAGTCACTAGAATTATTGTCTAAGATAGGAGGATTTAGTAATTACAAAGAGAGATGTAATTATATGAAAGAGCATTATCCATTATCGAAGTCTTATAAACATAAAAAAATAGAATATGAGAAGAAAAAAGTACTAACTATTGAAGAAATATATCAAGAAGTAAAAGCTGAAATAATCTATATTTTACATAATTATGAAGAAGATGAATTTTTAGATGCAGTTGGTTGTAGTCTATCAGAACTTACTGCCGATATTGCTTTTAGTCATGTTTTGAAATATATAGAAAAATACAAAATACTTATACTCGAAAAAGGTGTTAGTGCTTTTGATGAGGGTGGGGTATATTTTATATTAAAAGACAATTATTCTTATCATTTGCAAGATAGGAATATAAAATTAACTCCTCATGGTTCTATTGTTTTTGATGATACGATTATCGCAAATATAAGGTTTAATACGCTTTCAGATAGGAAGAAAAAAATATCTATGGATATACTTTCAGATAGGTTAATAGAGTATGGAAGGTTACCAACCGATTATACTTGGGGATATAAAGATGGTTCTAGTACATTTAATACGGCAATGGTCATATTAGATGAATGTTTAGTAGATTATAATCTTAATGACGAGAAATGTATGAATCTAACAAGAAAATTTGCAGAAGAATTTTTGATACATTTTAATCAAGATAAAGAAGCTAATATATCAGAGTATAGAGTAATTAAGTGGGTACACGCTAATAGTAGTATTATATGATATGGACTTTTTTATTCTCATACTATCATTCAAGAGGGTAAAAGTTATAATACCCTCTTTCATTAATTTTGCTAGTCACTTTTTTTCTTTGTACTTTTCGATGGTTTTAACTCTTCTGTATTCCCTTCTGTATCTTTATTATCTCTACGTCTTTGATCTGGTTTACCTGTAGAATCTGCAATAGGTTTTGGGCCTGGTTTTATTGGTTTCATATTTCTTTACTTCCTTTCAATTAGTTTTAAGTAATTATAACAGAAGTTTAAATGAAATTACATAAGATTACAAAATAAATATTTATTAGTATTGGAATAATTAACTTATAATAGTAAATTATATATACTATTGTAATTATTTATAGGGAGCAGAGGATGGGTTATGTTGAAAAGAATTTAATGCCAGATGAAAAGATACTATTCATAGGCAAAATTCATTGGGTTATATATTTATTTGGAGCGATTGTATTTGTTGTTGGACTTGTTTTACCTTTAGGTATTGTAAAGACACTTATTATTATTGTTGGACTTTTTTTATTGATAAAAGCATTTATTTTTGCAAAAACGACTGAACTTATTATTACATCAAAAAGAGTTATTGCAAAGTTTGGTCTAATAAGAAGAAATACTGTGGAGTTAAATCATAATCAAGTTGAAAGTTTGAATGTAAAACAAGGGATAATCGATAGGATTGTAAATGCAGGTGGCATTTTAATTAAAGGTACTGGTGGTTCAAGTGCTCCTATTCCATCTATTGCGAAACCTTTAGAATTTAGAAAAGAATATTTTGAAATAGTTGAAAATAATAAATAAAATGACGGGTAGCAATATGAAAACAATAATAAAATTAGTGTTGATAGGATTATTAACCACATGCAGTTTAAATGCAAAAGAATTATTTGATTTAAGAATTCAAGATTTTTCTAATACCTTAGAAGATAAACAAATAGATAGTCGTTATAAAATAAATGAAAGTATTATTGTAGAAACCAATACTCTTAAAGAAAGAAAAGGTGGTTATTATTATACAACTCCATCATATAGAAAAGGATTCTTTAATATAGAATTATTAACTCCTGTTAAATCTTGGATATATAATTATAGTGTTCAATATGAATATGGGAAAAGACTACTTAAATTTATTGATGAATCTGGAAAAAATTTAGTTTTTGAATTTGGAAATAAAGAATTTACAATTAATGAAAAAGAATATAAAACAAATATAGAGGATGAAGAGTTATTTATTACTATTGAAGGTGTAAATGGGGAATTTAAAATTACTATGAACGGACAAACTTTAAATGCAAAAGTGGTAGGCTTTGGTAATCTAAAGAAAATTGAAACAAGTTTAACAGGAGATGGTGTTAATAGAGATAAATTATACGGGGCAACATTAATAAGTCATGATTAAATATATTATAGTTATAGGATTGATTAATATTAATTTATTTGCACTTAAAATTGAAGCAGTAAATGCTGATATAAAAGATAATTCTAAAAATTTTTATATTGAAAATAAAAGAAAAATATATAAACCGTTAAAAATTAAAACTATTAAGCCAATGAAAAGTGTATTTCTAAAACCAAATAAAAATATTATTTTATATCCATTAAAATAAATATATAAAAAGGATTAAAATGTTTGATTTTATAAAAATAGATATGCCTCTTGTATTATTTTGTTTATTTATTATCTATGTAATTTTATTGAGAAATAATAAACAAATAAAAAAATTTTGTGATTGATTGACTTGAATATAGATTGAAAGATTTTCGCCAGCGAAAATTTAAGAAAAGAATATTTTCCAATTGTTGAAAATAATAAATAAAAAAGGAAAGTGAAAATGAAAAAAGGGTTACATGTATCAAATGGATTTAATGTAAATTTAGAAAATGTTTGTACTTGGAAAGTGCAAAAAGAATGGATTCAAATAGAGACGAATAGTAATGATGGAATGAATATTATTAACATTATTCTTGAAACATCAAATGAAACAGTAGGCTTTAGTCATAGAGTTCCCGTTAATGAATTTAAACGTATTGAACGAGAAATTTCTGAGTATATGGGCGGAAAATAATACTTAAAAAATGAAGGAATAGAATTAATCTACTTATAAAATAGAGATTGTTCAAAAGTATTTACATTAAAAATAGAAAAATTCCCACTGTGGAAATTCTTTATAGTACTCCATTTCTTAACATTAAGTTACATAATGTATATATTTTATACAAAGTATTAGAAAATATATTGCTTTTTTTACTTTTTTATGCTATTTTATGTAAATAAAAAGGATATTAATATATGGAAAAAGAAGATAGAATTGAATTGCTGAAATGTAATATTGGGCGTTTTGATTTTTATTATGGTTCTGTAAATTTCAAATCTAGCTTTTTAATTATTGCAAATATAACAATATTAGGTTTTTTACTTTCAAATGTAGAAAAATTATGTTTTCCGGTATTTGTTTTAAATGCAGTATTTATTTTCTTTTCAATATTATTTGTATTATTTGCGATTAATCCGTATCTTAAGTCAGTAGATGCAGGGAATAGTATTTTATTTTTTGGAGACATCGCATCTAAAAAAATAAATGTATATAAAACTAACTTTAACAATGTGAATGAAGATAAATACATAGAAGATTTAGTTGAACAAAATTATTATTTATCAACTGGATTGAAAAATAAGTTTAAGTATTTAAATATTGCAACAATTTCATTTATTATTTCAATAATATGTTATTTTATTCAAGTTATTTATGTGTCTTTTTAAAGGAGAATACTATGCCAATTAACATCACTAGAAGAAATATAATTGCAGATGAAGAACATGCTTCTTCTTTATCAAAGAAAGAGATAAAAGATATTGCAGAAGCTTATGCAGAGATATTATATAAGCCATTAGAAGATGATATTAAAGATGTAGTTACTAAAAAATTAAATGGAAGTTTTACAGAATTTAATCCTTTTATTAATCAAGATATCTCAGGTTCTTTAGAAGTTGATATGTCAAATGAAACATTTAGTATAACTTTATCTCAATTTACAAGTAATGTAAGAGATAATTTTACAATAGCTCATGAATTAGGACATCTTTTTCTTCATTGTAATACTTTTAATGATGGAGAATTAGTGCATTTTAAAAGATTTGAGAGTAATAGATTAGAGTGGGAAGCAAATTGGTTTGCAGGTTCATTTCTAATGCCTAAAAATATTTTTGAAAGAGTTTGTGTAGAGAATGAGTATTTTATACCAAGTATAGCAATTCGCTTTGGAGTTTCAGAACAGGCTGTAACTATTAGAAT
This portion of the Arcobacter nitrofigilis DSM 7299 genome encodes:
- a CDS encoding ImmA/IrrE family metallo-endopeptidase is translated as MPINITRRNIIADEEHASSLSKKEIKDIAEAYAEILYKPLEDDIKDVVTKKLNGSFTEFNPFINQDISGSLEVDMSNETFSITLSQFTSNVRDNFTIAHELGHLFLHCNTFNDGELVHFKRFESNRLEWEANWFAGSFLMPKNIFERVCVENEYFIPSIAIRFGVSEQAVTIRMKELGIGGV
- a CDS encoding type IV secretion system protein — encoded protein: MENNVITDIYNLVNGILFQSTNEITSGLYNSARIVFDKGFFISAMAIAIAYIGWKIAWSKTKNDEALYSAIWMLIMFAIVQLMIKQGNYYQWFIDGVNIPRDTFVEMINTIVTNVNPHAGLENILNTLMTTTNSIASASFANGSLTNWLPFAYGIIAYLTGTFLIIIIVVMTLFSKFLSNITMALLPFVVVTLLWKKTEYVFFAWVKLYISLSLYAPFTMIFGLVSIHVVNLSMSISQNLADDYMNSAEMILILVIVQGIIIIGIFKIPNIINQLIGSANEGSSITSGVGTLSTGATLIMGASKYSGLSAGVGAGKAGGSYMAKESLINKGEISQAMDYVASKVKPR
- a CDS encoding AAA family ATPase; this translates as MNDLEEEYKKNRGTPKPNEQSMSFYNNRQFAEKSNGTKKGTFYKSSFHSQTSTKHSLEHMERKSKVTYLLIQDSSVNDNKQYEDVKKFKEQAEKIYKEKIGQKMQPKAKENLVKEAVLNTKPNTSIEDIEKTFKNLNKKFTGHHIIATSIHRDEGVFIDTKYDLEDLQYSSSTLSWKHIKLNKDVTNEVIDYAPNRNIFYNQENRSWYFDKNFAGENKADVSKYQKKINYHAHVLYSNFNKDTGKTARMDRTNMRELQTIVADSLGMQRGQEFSKNKRMNHWQLKRAIDAKRELKLSTQGELAKQKDLQNEMRVLREELKKQGTAKREDYAKIEQLNKVLKEQITNKELSLNDMKKIFDEKMKTIEYQNKLLDKQDERIKNQKSDIESLESKVQKRELYIDGSIPQKRVKIKDGLLSSKEVYIYDTEGVKTYVEKTKDTEKSLKREVKNLKKENSILKDENLELDMFKVFVKKHFKSTDLEKVKEIIKIVMPKIDNSNKINAKNNNIER
- a CDS encoding Pycsar system effector family protein; protein product: MEKEDRIELLKCNIGRFDFYYGSVNFKSSFLIIANITILGFLLSNVEKLCFPVFVLNAVFIFFSILFVLFAINPYLKSVDAGNSILFFGDIASKKINVYKTNFNNVNEDKYIEDLVEQNYYLSTGLKNKFKYLNIATISFIISIICYFIQVIYVSF
- a CDS encoding PH domain-containing protein, coding for MGYVEKNLMPDEKILFIGKIHWVIYLFGAIVFVVGLVLPLGIVKTLIIIVGLFLLIKAFIFAKTTELIITSKRVIAKFGLIRRNTVELNHNQVESLNVKQGIIDRIVNAGGILIKGTGGSSAPIPSIAKPLEFRKEYFEIVENNK